A window from Primulina huaijiensis isolate GDHJ02 unplaced genomic scaffold, ASM1229523v2 scaffold39461, whole genome shotgun sequence encodes these proteins:
- the LOC140969022 gene encoding ubiquitin-conjugating enzyme E2-17 kDa-like produces MASKRILKELKDLQKDPPTSCSAGPVAEDMFHWQATIMGPPDSPYAGGVFLVTIHFPPDYPFKPPKVAFRTKVFHPNINSNGSICLDILKEQWSPALTISKVLLSICSLLTDPNPDDPLVPEIAHMYKIDRSKYETTARIWTQKYAMG; encoded by the exons ATGGCTTCAAAGCGGATCTTGAAGGAGCTCAAGGATCTTCAGAAGGATCCTCCTACGTCTTGCAGTGCTG GTCCTGTGGCTGAGGACATGTTTCACTGGCAAGCTACAATCATGGGTCCTCCAGATAGTCCATATGCTGGCGGAGTTTTCCTAGTTACCATTCATTTTCCTCCCGATTACCCTTTCAAGCCACCTAAG GTTGCTTTCAGGACAAAAGTTTTCCACCCAAATATAAACAGCAACGGAAGCATATGCCTTGACATATTGAAGGAGCAGTGGAGCCCTGCCCTTACTATTTCCAAG GTGTTGCTTTCTATCTGTTCTTTGTTGACCGACCCAAACCCCGATGATCCTTTGGTGCCTGAGATTGCTCATATGTACAAGATAGACCGGAGCAAGTATGAGACCACTGCAAGGATCTGGACTCAGAAATATGCTATGGGGTAA
- the LOC140969019 gene encoding potassium transporter 26-like produces the protein EYGAIKTFLLAYQTLGIVYGDLGTSPLYVFPSSLLDNPTREDFLGIFSIIFWTLTVIPLIKYVFIVLRADDNGEGGTFALYSYLCRHIKFRDNLTIQDTRLPSDTNLMYYQQGSVIKNKSKAFMEKSNKAQFLITFFVLLGTCMVIGDGALTPATSVLSALSGIQTLSPKITTNYVVLMAVILLLILFYFQKFGTSKVSCSFSPIMFLWFATNAAIGLYNIIKFHPSILKGIFPYYIIKFFQKRGRTGWELLGAAFLCTSGAEAMFADLGHFNKRSIQLAFSTFVYPSLVLCYAGEAAYLVQNPEKLSTAYYSSIPTPVYWPMFVIATTSAVVASQSMISATFSIVKQSLALGCFPRVNMLHTSSKHEGQVYSPEVNFIIGVLCIALVLGFKQGVEIGNAYGVAIICVMLITTCLVTLVMLVIWDTNFFLILAFFLPFLFVECCFLSAMVNKIPLGGWVPFAIASFFMIIMLSWTSGRSKKTKYDSERKLGFEELHRILYESDLHHPSGICLFCADLVNGIPPIIRHYIHNTNSLREITIIVTIRTLPIKTVLPEERFEVGKVGFDGVYRCLIQFGYKDEQSLAGNAVGLIVEKLKEISESPEEAKKLDSALEKGVVFVTGRTILKSKESNGWLSRWTINYLYRFLQKNSVSAVTSLRIPPENFLQVGMLYDI, from the exons TGATCAAATACGTATTCATCGTCCTTCGTGCTGATGATAACGGAGAAGGCGGTACTTTCGCCTTGTATTCGTACCTATGTCGCCATATAAAGTTCCGAGACAACCTCACGATTCAGGATACAAGGCTCCCATCTGATACAAATTTGATGTATTACCAACAAGGGAGCGTTATAAAGAATAAGAGCAAGGCTTTTATGGAGAAAAGTAACAAAGCTCAGTTTCTTATAACATTTTTTGTGCTTCTTGGGACTTGCATGGTCATTGGAGATGGAGCTCTTACACCAGCAACTAGTG TTCTTTCTGCTCTTTCAGGAATTCAGACACTTTCCCCAAAGATTACAACCA ATTACGTTGTTCTTATGGCAGTTATTCTTCTCTTAATTTTGTTCTATTTCCAAAAATTTGGAACAAGTAAAGTTAGCTGCTCTTTCTCTCCAATAATGTTCTTGTGGTTTGCTACAAATGCtgcaattggactctacaacATTATCAAGTTCCATCCCTCAATCCTAAAGGGAATTTTCCCTTATTACATTATCAAGTTCTTTCAAAAACGAGGCCGAACCGGCTGGGAGCTACTCGGTGCAGCCTTTCTGTGCACGTCTGGAGCTGAAGCAATGTTCGCTGATTTAGGCCACTTCAACAAAAGATCGATTCAG TTGGCTTTCTCTACGTTTGTTTATCCCTCGTTGGTGTTGTGCTATGCTGGAGAAGCGGCTTACTTGGTCCAGAACCCAGAAAAATTGAGCACCGCATATTATAGCTCCATTCCCACCCCGGTGTACTGGCCGATGTTCGTGATCGCCACCACATCTGCTGTTGTCGCCAGCCAATCTATGATTTCTGCAACATTTTCTATCGTCAAGCAATCTCTTGCTCTCGGATGCTTTCCTCGAGTTAACATGCTCCATACATCCTCGAAGCACGAGGGTCAAGTCTATTCTCCAGAAGTCAATTTCATTATTGGGGTTCTTTGTATTGCTCTTGTTTTGGGATTCAAACAAGGTGTTGAAATAGGCAATGCGTATG GCGTTGCAATCATATGTGTGATGCTTATAACAACATGCTTGGTGACACTGGTGATGTTGGTCATTTGGGACACAAATTTTTTCCTAATCTTGGCGTTTTTTCTCCCGTTTCTTTTCGTCGAATGCTGCTTCTTATCAGCAATGGTAAACAAAATCCCACTAGGGGGATGGGTTCCATTCGCAATCGCCTCTTTCTTTATGATCATCATGTTATCTTGGACCAGTGGCAGAagcaagaaaacaaaatatgattCGGAAAGAAAGCTCGGATTTGAAGAACTCCACAGAATCTTATACGAAAGTGACCTTCACCATCCTTCCGGTATATGTTTGTTCTGTGCTGATCTTGTAAACGGGATCCCACCAATTATCAGACACTATATTCACAACACGAATTCTCTTCGGGAAATCACCATCATTGTAACCATTAGAACTCTACCGATCAAGACTGTGCTACCGGAAGAGCGGTTTGAGGTAGGGAAAGTGGGGTTCGATGGAGTTTACCGATGTTTGATTCAGTTCGGCTATAAAGACGAACAAAGTTTAGCAGGAAATGCTGTTGGATTGATAGTGGAGAAGCTCAAAGAGATATCTGAAAGTCCAGAAGAAGCTAAGAAACTCGATTCTGCACTCGAGAAAGGGGTCGTCTTTGTCACGGGAAGAACGATTCTCAAATCTAAAGAAAGCAATGGTTGGCTGAGCCGTTGGACCATAAATTACCTCTATAGATTCTTGCAGAAGAACAGCGTATCGGCAGTCACATCACTCAGAATTCCTCCCGAAAATTTCTTGCAAGTTGGTATGTTGTATGATATTTAA